A region from the Drosophila ananassae strain 14024-0371.13 chromosome 2L, ASM1763931v2, whole genome shotgun sequence genome encodes:
- the LOC6498872 gene encoding centrosomal and chromosomal factor, translating into MTMAACYANYDMSSLSHGMSALTALQQQQQQQQQQQQQQQHSQAQQQQQQQQQQHHHQQQQQQHMYHAAVAAHQQQLLQQQQQQQQHHRQQQHHQQQQQPASNTRHSHAAAAQTQVAAAVASSRQQQQQQQQQQQSANSSSNSGNTAPAASPQKDYSIPLHVDCSVEYELPNQPKPPAGQRVEPLLMIHPCYFRKMESQRRSPFVNNMQATARAVSSSALSSGAALGGGGSGAAVASAPSSSAARRGARQTVAQQQQQHSQAQQRQVYQQQQQQQQQMRQQHQQMSQMSQQAHYPVQQQQQQQSSLEHVRRQHSHSQAQQQHQQQRASSNQSRQSQSQSQSHAATSAAAAAAVQAQAQASIAAAAAGQWDQLAAALAARTALTPHHMLAAHPHHPPAQSLYAAKGSGGNSSSSAAASGKRDAMISGSNYGQTAASGGKLQAQQQQQQQQQQHCLPPPWEATSMLMDRSPMATVPSNYQAGPDTNPMRLYSATPATGAAAGAAGSSAGGGGGSGGGATSATDKLSGKYRQYLRSQRMHPYASLNLAAAAAAAGNLGQTSFVPFSSAATAVAATPTFQHLPQISCYNV; encoded by the coding sequence ATGACGATGGCCGCTTGCTACGCCAACTACGACATGTCGTCCCTATCGCACGGCATGTCCGCCCTCACGGctctgcagcagcagcagcagcaacaacaacagcagcagcagcagcagcagcacagccaggcgcagcagcaacagcaacagcagcagcaacaacaccatcaccagcagcaacagcagcagcacatgTACCACGCTGCAGTGGCTGCCCACCAGCAGCAGTtgttgcaacagcagcagcagcagcagcaacaccaccgccagcagcaacatcaccagcagcaacaacagcccGCCTCCAACACTCGCCACAGCCATGCGGCGGCGGCCCAAACGCAGGTCGCCGCCGCGGTTGCCAGCAgcagacaacaacaacaacaacagcagcaacagcaacagagcGCCaatagcagcagcaacagcggcaACACGGCGCCCGCCGCCTCACCACAGAAGGACTACAGCATCCCGTTGCACGTCGACTGCAGCGTGGAGTACGAGCTGCCCAACCAGCCAAAGCCGCCGGCGGGACAGCGCGTGGAGCCGCTGCTCATGATCCATCCGTGCTACTTCCGCAAGATGGAGTCGCAGCGGCGCAGTCCGTTTGTTAACAACATGCAGGCGACGGCCAGGGCGGTCAGCAGCAGCGCCCTGAGCAGCGGCGCCGCCCTGGGAGGAGGTGGCAGTGGAGCGGCGGTGGCCTCCGCCCCCAGCAGCAGCGCGGCAAGACGCGGCGCCCGCCAGACAGTcgcacagcagcagcagcaacacagcCAGGCGCAACAGCGGCAGGTgtaccagcagcaacagcaacagcagcagcaaatgcgtcagcaacaccagcaaatGTCGCAGATGTCGCAGCAGGCACACTATCCtgtgcaacagcagcagcagcagcagtcaaGTCTGGAGCACGTGCGCCGCCAGCACAGCCACAGCcaggcgcagcagcagcatcagcagcagcgcGCCAGCAGCAACCAAAGtcgccaaagccaaagccaaagtcaGAGCCATGCAGCCACCtcagcggcagcagcggccGCGGTCCAAGCCCAAGCCCAGGCCTCGATAGCCGCCGCGGCCGCCGGCCAATGGGACCAGCTAGCCGCGGCGCTGGCCGCCCGCACCGCCCTCACACCGCACCACATGTTGGCCGCCCACCCGCACCATCCTCCGGCCCAGTCGCTGTACGCCGCCAAGGGCAGCGggggcaacagcagcagcagtgccGCCGCCTCCGGCAAGCGGGACGCCATGATCTCCGGCAGCAACTACGGACAGACGGCGGCCTCCGGCGGCAAGTTGCaagcacagcagcagcaacagcaacaacagcagcagcactgCCTGCCGCCACCCTGGGAGGCGACGTCCATGCTGATGGATAGGTCGCCAATGGCCACAGTTCCTAGTAATTATCAGGCCGGCCCTGACACCAATCCCATGCGCCTGTACTCTGCCACGCCCGCGACAGGGGCGGCAGCGGGAGCGGCGGGTTCGTCGGCGGGCGGCGGTGGCGGAAGCGGCGGCGGAGCGACATCGGCAACGGACAAGCTGAGCGGCAAGTACAGGCAGTACTTGCGGTCGCAGCGGATGCATCCATATGCTTCGCTTAATCTGgcagccgccgccgctgccgccggCAACTTGGGGCAAACATCGTTTGTGCCCTTCAGCTCGGCGGCCACGGCGGTGGCGGCCACGCCCACATTCCAGCATCTGCCGCAGATCTCCTGCTACAATGTGTGA